A region from the uncultured Draconibacterium sp. genome encodes:
- a CDS encoding dihydrofolate reductase: protein MTNKIHRNISIIVAIAENFAIGKNNDLLFHLPNDLKRFKAITSGHTIIMGRNTLLSLPKWPLPNRRHIIITDKKEDVFEGCETVFSIEEAIEKVKNEEEAFIIGGGMIYRQFFPLAGKLYLTLVHQPFEADTFFPEIDYQNWKELNREDFYDEKNDFSYSYLDLERK, encoded by the coding sequence ATGACAAATAAAATACACAGGAATATCTCTATAATTGTTGCCATTGCCGAGAATTTTGCAATTGGAAAAAACAACGACTTACTTTTTCATTTACCAAACGATTTAAAGCGTTTTAAAGCCATTACCAGCGGACATACAATAATTATGGGCCGTAATACTTTGTTGTCGTTACCCAAATGGCCGCTACCCAACCGACGACACATAATTATTACCGATAAAAAAGAGGATGTTTTTGAGGGCTGCGAAACCGTATTTTCGATTGAAGAAGCCATTGAAAAGGTAAAAAACGAAGAAGAAGCTTTTATTATTGGTGGCGGAATGATTTACCGACAGTTCTTCCCGCTGGCCGGAAAACTTTACCTTACTCTGGTTCATCAACCATTTGAGGCCGACACATTTTTCCCTGAAATTGATTACCAGAACTGGAAAGAACTTAATCGTGAAGATTTTTACGACGAAAAGAACGACTTTAGCTATTCTTATTTAGATTTAGAGCGAAAATAA
- a CDS encoding glycoside hydrolase family 9 protein codes for MKKTVIFILFFWSSFSLGFAQSIHINSLGFLTDGPKTAAIPKSCTSFQLVSVSSGEIVVEGNATGPIFQEDVNQEVWRIDFSDFQEPGEYILKVPGVGQSHEFTIATDAFNFAAKTSMRAFYLWRCGMAVNGEFGGNHYHQEACHLNDAYEDYIGDKGSKRDGTGGWHDAGDHGKYVVNAGITMGVLFYAWDHFHAELEKMDLDIPETAPGFPDFLQELKWETDWVLKMQYPDGSGRVSHKLTRKNFSGFIMASDDHAKRYFTEWSSAATADFVAIMAMAARHFKPYDAAYAKKCLDAAWVSYRFLQKNTEHKRFDQGKFSTGGYQSEDADDRLWAAAELWETTGDESCLADFEKRAAEINYEILENWDWQNVSNLGMYTYALSLRKEKNSETASSIKKNIIANADALVKKGETDVYGRTLGGRYYWGCNGTVARQTVNLQVAHLLQPDPKYKNTAIGILDHIFGKNYYNRSYVTGLGINPPMRPHDRRSGADKIDAPWPGYLVGGGHSATDWVDEQASYSKNEIAINWQAALVYALAGFVQY; via the coding sequence ATGAAAAAAACTGTCATTTTTATACTCTTTTTCTGGAGTAGTTTTTCCCTGGGTTTTGCACAAAGTATTCATATTAATTCGTTGGGGTTTTTAACTGATGGCCCCAAAACAGCTGCTATTCCGAAATCCTGTACTTCATTTCAACTTGTTTCAGTTTCATCCGGAGAAATTGTTGTTGAAGGTAACGCTACAGGGCCAATTTTCCAGGAAGACGTTAATCAGGAAGTATGGAGAATTGATTTTTCCGATTTTCAAGAACCGGGAGAATATATACTGAAAGTACCCGGAGTTGGTCAAAGCCATGAATTTACCATTGCTACTGATGCTTTTAATTTTGCAGCCAAAACAAGTATGCGTGCCTTTTATTTATGGCGTTGCGGCATGGCTGTTAATGGTGAGTTTGGCGGAAACCACTACCACCAGGAGGCCTGCCATTTAAACGATGCTTACGAAGATTACATTGGCGATAAAGGTTCGAAGCGCGATGGTACAGGCGGTTGGCACGATGCCGGCGACCATGGAAAATATGTGGTAAATGCAGGAATAACAATGGGAGTATTGTTTTATGCCTGGGATCATTTTCATGCTGAATTGGAAAAAATGGATCTGGATATTCCGGAAACAGCACCCGGTTTCCCCGATTTCCTGCAGGAATTGAAGTGGGAAACTGATTGGGTTTTAAAAATGCAGTACCCCGATGGTTCGGGCAGGGTTTCGCATAAACTAACACGAAAAAACTTTTCAGGATTTATAATGGCCAGCGACGATCATGCCAAGCGATATTTTACCGAATGGAGTTCGGCGGCAACAGCTGATTTTGTTGCTATTATGGCTATGGCAGCACGGCATTTTAAACCCTACGATGCGGCTTATGCCAAAAAATGTCTGGATGCCGCATGGGTAAGTTATCGTTTTCTGCAGAAAAACACGGAGCATAAACGTTTTGACCAGGGTAAATTTTCAACCGGAGGCTACCAATCAGAAGATGCTGACGACCGACTGTGGGCAGCAGCAGAACTTTGGGAAACTACAGGAGACGAAAGCTGCCTGGCTGATTTTGAAAAAAGGGCAGCGGAAATCAACTACGAAATACTTGAAAACTGGGATTGGCAAAATGTGTCGAATCTGGGCATGTATACCTATGCACTTTCGTTGCGCAAAGAAAAGAATTCCGAAACAGCATCATCCATAAAAAAGAATATTATCGCCAATGCCGATGCTTTAGTAAAAAAAGGTGAGACCGATGTGTATGGGCGTACACTCGGAGGCAGGTATTACTGGGGATGTAATGGAACTGTTGCCCGACAAACCGTAAATCTGCAGGTTGCCCATTTGCTTCAGCCGGATCCAAAATATAAAAACACAGCTATTGGAATTCTCGATCATATTTTCGGAAAGAATTATTACAATCGATCGTATGTAACCGGTTTGGGCATCAATCCGCCCATGCGCCCGCACGACCGCCGTTCGGGAGCTGATAAAATTGATGCTCCCTGGCCGGGATATCTTGTTGGTGGAGGACACTCGGCTACCGATTGGGTAGATGAACAGGCCTCTTACAGTAAAAACGAAATTGCCATTAACTGGCAGGCTGCCTTGGTATATGCATTGGCGGGTTTTGTTCAATACTGA
- a CDS encoding ion transporter, which yields MSTAKQKIYEIIFEADTPSGKFFDVSLLVVIILSVALVMLESVPGIRQNHQELLHGMEWGITIIFTIEYLLRIAIVDKPFRYIFSFYGIIDLLSVLPTYISLVVVGSHSLVVIRILRLLRIFRILKLTRYTLAGRSLARAIWASRAKISVFIYFVIILVIIVGTIMYLVEGPEHGFSSIPRGIYWAIVTLTTVGYGDISPETPMGQFLASIVMIMGYAIIAVPTGIVTAEIINPTIEKNTQVCPQCLHHSHDDDAAFCKKCGAPINPQENN from the coding sequence ATGAGTACAGCCAAACAAAAGATCTACGAAATTATTTTTGAAGCCGACACTCCCTCGGGAAAATTTTTCGATGTTTCGCTTTTAGTTGTTATCATCCTTAGTGTGGCCTTGGTGATGCTCGAAAGTGTTCCCGGCATTCGACAAAACCACCAGGAACTGCTTCATGGAATGGAATGGGGTATAACCATAATTTTTACCATCGAATACCTGCTGCGCATTGCAATTGTTGATAAGCCCTTTCGGTACATTTTCAGCTTTTACGGCATTATCGATTTATTATCGGTTTTACCAACATACATTAGTTTGGTGGTGGTTGGCTCACACAGCCTGGTGGTAATACGTATTTTGCGCTTGCTACGTATTTTCAGAATATTAAAATTAACCCGTTACACCCTTGCCGGACGTTCGCTGGCACGAGCCATCTGGGCAAGCCGGGCTAAAATTAGTGTGTTTATTTATTTTGTTATTATTCTGGTTATAATTGTTGGCACCATCATGTACCTGGTTGAAGGCCCGGAGCATGGTTTCTCCAGCATTCCGCGCGGAATTTACTGGGCCATTGTTACATTAACAACGGTGGGCTATGGCGATATCAGCCCCGAAACTCCAATGGGACAGTTTCTGGCAAGTATTGTAATGATTATGGGCTACGCCATTATTGCCGTTCCTACCGGAATTGTTACTGCCGAAATCATTAATCCAACCATTGAGAAAAATACCCAGGTATGCCCACAATGCCTGCACCATTCGCACGACGACGATGCGGCTTTCTGCAAAAAATGTGGCGCACCAATAAACCCACAAGAAAACAATTGA
- a CDS encoding aldo/keto reductase: MAPSKYPVTRRDFIKVSATTTAAVSAISFGGCNTEKLPEPMKRPFGKLGFNVTTLGLGGQASIQWTPDDVDPVAIILKAFSLGINYFDTSNLYQESQLNFNKAFKKLNLIPGEEAYDENLRKSIWLTSKTAMRWGKPGWPERDGVRNWSQGENVKCAVDDVKRTLTQVFGDGKGNYPEGAYLDMVLCHTLHNTEEVDVLYLGLETPLDPDSNFGALVALRDLRDGTNLTGMNPKNEKLIRHIGFSGHANPPAMMEMIQRDEFGILDGMLVAINANDKTKMNMQHNVIPVAAAKGMGIIGMKVFADAAMYHKEPRWSQTPDDVFRKVGSPELPSKPLIEYSLTTPGVHTLIIGIGQIDDDPVKCQLVQNFYAAQIETDGMSADERKRIEQQANKVKPESNYFQALDKKQLSTPQNVRQQNGKLVWDTSIAADEPISHYEIFQDKKLIGKVEHHPQILKSKPFSFDLKTNGKISVAAVDKAGNRADFEIV, translated from the coding sequence ATGGCACCATCAAAGTATCCTGTAACCCGACGAGATTTTATAAAAGTATCAGCAACAACAACGGCTGCAGTTTCTGCTATTTCGTTTGGTGGCTGTAATACCGAAAAACTGCCCGAGCCCATGAAACGTCCGTTTGGCAAGCTCGGGTTTAATGTCACTACCCTCGGGCTGGGCGGGCAGGCATCTATTCAGTGGACACCGGATGATGTTGATCCGGTTGCGATAATTTTAAAAGCCTTTTCACTTGGCATAAATTATTTTGACACCTCAAACCTGTACCAGGAAAGCCAACTCAATTTTAATAAAGCTTTTAAAAAGCTAAACCTTATTCCGGGAGAAGAAGCTTATGATGAAAACTTGCGGAAATCTATTTGGTTAACCAGCAAAACAGCCATGCGATGGGGAAAACCCGGTTGGCCCGAACGCGATGGTGTGCGCAACTGGAGTCAGGGCGAAAATGTAAAGTGTGCCGTTGATGATGTAAAACGAACATTAACACAGGTTTTTGGCGATGGAAAAGGCAATTATCCAGAAGGAGCCTACCTGGATATGGTATTGTGCCATACCCTTCACAACACCGAAGAGGTAGATGTACTTTACCTGGGATTGGAAACGCCACTCGATCCGGATAGTAACTTTGGAGCACTGGTGGCACTGCGCGATTTGCGCGATGGAACAAACCTGACAGGGATGAATCCTAAAAACGAAAAACTAATCCGGCACATAGGCTTTTCGGGGCACGCCAATCCTCCGGCAATGATGGAGATGATTCAGCGTGACGAATTCGGAATTTTAGATGGTATGCTGGTGGCCATTAACGCCAACGATAAAACAAAAATGAATATGCAACACAATGTAATTCCGGTTGCGGCTGCCAAAGGAATGGGTATAATAGGGATGAAAGTTTTTGCCGATGCCGCTATGTATCATAAAGAGCCGCGGTGGTCGCAAACCCCCGACGATGTTTTTCGGAAAGTAGGTTCGCCTGAACTACCCAGTAAACCATTAATTGAGTATTCGTTAACAACGCCGGGTGTGCATACCCTGATTATTGGTATCGGACAGATTGATGATGACCCTGTAAAGTGCCAGTTGGTGCAAAATTTTTATGCCGCGCAGATTGAGACAGACGGGATGAGTGCGGACGAAAGAAAACGCATTGAACAACAGGCCAATAAAGTAAAGCCGGAAAGTAATTATTTTCAGGCATTGGACAAGAAACAACTGTCGACTCCTCAAAATGTACGCCAACAGAATGGAAAATTGGTATGGGATACCTCCATTGCCGCCGATGAGCCGATCTCGCATTACGAAATTTTTCAGGATAAAAAACTAATTGGAAAAGTGGAGCATCACCCGCAAATTTTAAAAAGTAAACCTTTTAGTTTTGATTTAAAGACAAATGGAAAAATAAGTGTTGCTGCTGTTGATAAAGCCGGAAACAGAGCAGATTTTGAAATTGTTTAA
- a CDS encoding M14 family zinc carboxypeptidase, producing MTKTTALLIAFFAMPFFLFAQKPLLHLKYEQNYTPTYYEIIEMFKLLDSEYDNAKLIENGLTDAGKPLHTFIINSEAEFSPDKIKAQGKTVLLINNGIHAGEPCGIDASLEFADNILRNHNNMADLLENTVIVIIPAYSIGGLLQRSAYNRSGQTTPYETGFRGNAGNLDLNRDFVKCDSENAKSFNRIFSQWDPDVFLDTHTTNGSEHQYSVTLIAPSPDMFPPSQEKFIRNKLLPGLYENMKKGDYELIPYVSWMYPDPKMGIKMTQESARYSSGYAALFNSYGMMTENHVYKNYADRVKSCYQFIEVLARFTSAHSKEIIESRKTGIAESVEAKTHNINFELDTTKFETIEFKGYEVDREQISPVTGLPRFGYDKSKPYTANIKYFTQYKATEEIKVPEFYILPQAWSRVIQLLELNEIEFSRLPTDTTLEVEVYYIEEYSDAERLNNGHYFHHKVTTRSETQEINYYAGDLVIPVRQKKIKYLLELLEPKARDSFFRWNFFDQILDTREYFSSYGFEENAMKYLKEHPELKEKLENKRASDPEFAQNHRAQLGFIYNNSEWAEETYKRYPVARIYK from the coding sequence ATGACAAAAACAACTGCCCTGCTCATTGCCTTTTTTGCAATGCCCTTTTTTCTGTTTGCACAAAAGCCATTGCTCCACCTTAAGTACGAGCAGAACTACACCCCAACCTACTACGAAATTATTGAAATGTTTAAACTGCTGGATTCGGAATACGACAATGCCAAACTTATAGAAAATGGCTTAACTGATGCTGGAAAGCCACTGCATACTTTCATAATTAACAGCGAAGCCGAATTTAGCCCGGATAAAATAAAAGCTCAGGGTAAGACAGTTTTACTGATTAACAATGGCATTCACGCAGGAGAGCCATGCGGAATTGATGCCAGCCTTGAATTTGCCGACAATATTTTACGCAACCACAACAATATGGCTGACCTGCTGGAAAATACCGTAATTGTAATTATTCCGGCCTATAGCATTGGCGGCTTGTTGCAACGCAGTGCCTACAACCGCTCGGGGCAAACAACACCTTACGAAACAGGTTTCAGGGGCAATGCCGGCAACCTCGATCTTAATCGTGATTTTGTGAAATGCGACTCGGAAAATGCAAAAAGTTTCAACCGGATTTTTAGCCAATGGGACCCCGATGTATTTTTGGATACCCACACCACCAACGGCTCAGAACACCAATACAGTGTAACGCTGATTGCCCCATCGCCCGATATGTTTCCGCCAAGCCAGGAAAAATTTATCCGAAACAAACTACTACCCGGGCTTTACGAAAACATGAAAAAAGGCGATTATGAATTAATCCCGTATGTAAGCTGGATGTACCCCGATCCTAAAATGGGTATAAAAATGACTCAGGAAAGCGCCCGCTATTCTTCAGGCTATGCCGCCTTATTTAACAGCTATGGTATGATGACCGAAAATCATGTTTACAAAAATTATGCAGACCGCGTAAAATCATGCTACCAGTTTATTGAAGTTTTGGCAAGATTCACCTCGGCACATTCAAAAGAAATTATTGAAAGCCGTAAAACAGGGATTGCAGAATCGGTGGAAGCAAAAACCCACAATATTAATTTTGAATTGGATACCACCAAATTTGAAACGATTGAATTTAAAGGCTATGAGGTGGATCGCGAACAAATTAGCCCGGTAACCGGTCTCCCTCGATTTGGCTACGATAAAAGCAAACCATATACCGCTAACATCAAATATTTTACGCAGTACAAGGCAACCGAAGAAATAAAGGTGCCGGAATTTTACATTTTGCCACAGGCCTGGAGTCGTGTAATTCAACTGCTGGAACTTAATGAAATTGAATTTTCGCGCTTACCCACCGACACTACACTTGAAGTAGAGGTATATTACATTGAAGAATATTCTGATGCAGAACGCTTAAACAACGGGCACTATTTTCACCACAAAGTTACTACCCGCAGTGAAACGCAGGAGATTAACTATTATGCCGGCGACCTGGTAATCCCGGTTCGGCAAAAGAAAATTAAATATTTGCTTGAACTACTGGAACCCAAAGCCCGTGATTCATTCTTCCGCTGGAATTTCTTCGATCAGATACTGGATACTCGTGAATATTTCTCATCGTATGGATTTGAGGAAAATGCCATGAAGTACCTGAAGGAACATCCGGAGTTAAAAGAAAAGCTGGAGAATAAACGAGCATCTGACCCGGAATTTGCACAAAACCATCGTGCGCAGCTCGGGTTTATCTACAACAACTCTGAATGGGCTGAAGAAACGTACAAACGTTACCCCGTAGCCCGAATTTATAAATAG
- the thyA gene encoding thymidylate synthase, producing MRQYLDLLETILEKGTEKKDRTGTGTISRFGHQMRFDLSEGFPVVTTKKLHLKSIIHELLWFLAGDTNLRYLAQNNVHIWDAWPYRRYKQSAEFQGESIREFSQKIANNEQFAATWGELGPVYGKQWRDFSGIDQIKWVVNEIKYLQENNESPNGRRLIVSAWNPPEVEEMAIAGLPPCHTLFQFYVSDGKLSCQLYQRSADVFLGVPFNIASYALLTMMIAQVSGLEPGDFVHSFGDVHIYSNHIEQVKLQLTREPYPLPTMKINPDVKNIFDFKIDDFELIGYQSHPLIKGAVAV from the coding sequence ATGAGGCAGTATTTAGATTTGTTGGAGACCATACTGGAAAAAGGGACAGAGAAGAAAGATCGAACCGGAACAGGAACCATCAGTCGGTTTGGACACCAAATGCGTTTTGATTTGAGCGAAGGATTCCCGGTAGTAACAACAAAAAAGCTGCATCTGAAATCCATTATTCACGAATTGCTTTGGTTTTTAGCCGGCGATACCAACCTTCGGTACCTGGCCCAAAACAATGTACATATCTGGGATGCCTGGCCTTACCGACGTTACAAACAGAGTGCAGAATTTCAGGGCGAATCAATTCGCGAATTCTCGCAGAAAATAGCCAACAATGAGCAGTTTGCTGCAACATGGGGAGAACTGGGTCCGGTTTACGGAAAACAATGGCGCGATTTTTCGGGCATCGACCAGATTAAGTGGGTGGTTAACGAGATAAAATACCTGCAAGAGAACAACGAAAGCCCCAACGGAAGACGCCTTATAGTTTCGGCCTGGAACCCACCGGAAGTTGAAGAAATGGCCATTGCCGGCCTGCCGCCTTGCCATACGCTGTTTCAGTTTTATGTGAGCGACGGAAAATTATCTTGCCAACTGTATCAACGTAGTGCAGACGTATTTTTAGGCGTTCCTTTTAATATTGCTTCCTATGCTTTGTTAACTATGATGATAGCTCAGGTAAGCGGACTGGAACCCGGCGATTTTGTGCACAGCTTTGGCGATGTACATATTTACTCGAACCATATTGAACAGGTAAAATTGCAGCTAACGCGCGAACCCTACCCGCTGCCAACCATGAAGATAAATCCGGATGTAAAAAACATTTTCGACTTTAAAATTGACGACTTTGAATTAATTGGCTACCAATCGCATCCGCTGATTAAAGGTGCTGTTGCCGTTTAA
- a CDS encoding YifB family Mg chelatase-like AAA ATPase: MLVKTFGSAVFGIDATTITIEVDVTTGIKFLLVGLPDSAVKESQQRIESALRLNGYKWPKKKIIINMAPADIRKEGSAYDLTLAAAVLAASGQINSEKLARYVLMGELSLDGTLQPIKGVLPIAINARKEEFEGLILPKQNAREAAVVDRLKVYGAENITEVIDFLNDESKLEQIVIDTRAEFYAQINNNPLDFADVKGQENVKRALEIAAAGSHNIILVGPPGSGKTMLAKRIPTVLPPFSLKEALETTKIHSVAGKIDKETALMTRRPFRSPHHTISDVALVGGGNYPQPGEISLAHNGVLFLDELPEFKRTVLEVMRQPLEDRNITISRARFSVEYPASFMLVASMNPCPCGYYNHPTKECVCAPGVVQKYLNKISGPLLDRIDIHLEVVPVPFKKLSEMESSESSEAVRERVLAARKIQEQRFETHKGVYANAQMSSKLIREYVVLDSESNELIKNAMDRLGLSARAYDRILKVSRTIADLEGEEQVQAHHLSEAIHYRSLDRENWGG; this comes from the coding sequence ATGTTAGTTAAAACCTTCGGAAGTGCAGTATTTGGAATCGATGCTACAACCATTACCATTGAAGTAGATGTAACCACCGGAATTAAATTCCTGCTTGTTGGCTTGCCCGACAGTGCTGTAAAAGAAAGTCAGCAACGAATTGAATCGGCCCTGCGTTTAAATGGTTACAAATGGCCTAAAAAGAAAATCATTATCAATATGGCCCCTGCCGATATCCGGAAAGAAGGATCGGCTTATGATTTAACGTTGGCAGCAGCAGTTTTGGCGGCATCAGGTCAAATTAATTCAGAAAAACTGGCCAGGTATGTTTTAATGGGCGAACTTTCGCTTGATGGTACTTTACAACCTATAAAGGGGGTGTTGCCCATCGCAATAAATGCACGTAAAGAAGAGTTTGAAGGCCTTATTTTGCCCAAACAAAATGCACGCGAAGCCGCTGTAGTCGACCGGCTTAAAGTGTATGGTGCCGAAAATATTACGGAAGTGATTGACTTTTTGAATGATGAAAGCAAACTTGAACAAATCGTTATTGATACCAGAGCCGAGTTTTACGCTCAAATAAATAATAACCCGCTCGATTTTGCAGACGTTAAAGGACAAGAGAATGTAAAACGCGCTCTGGAGATTGCAGCTGCAGGCTCGCATAACATCATTTTGGTTGGCCCACCCGGATCGGGAAAAACCATGTTGGCCAAACGAATACCGACGGTTTTGCCACCTTTTTCGTTAAAAGAAGCGCTGGAAACCACAAAAATTCATTCGGTTGCCGGCAAAATCGATAAAGAAACTGCGCTGATGACCCGCAGGCCATTCCGTTCGCCACACCACACTATTTCAGACGTAGCTTTGGTAGGTGGTGGAAATTATCCGCAACCCGGAGAAATTAGCCTGGCGCACAATGGCGTTTTGTTTTTAGATGAATTGCCCGAATTTAAACGAACAGTGCTGGAAGTTATGCGCCAACCGCTTGAAGACCGCAATATTACCATTTCGCGAGCCAGATTCTCGGTGGAGTATCCGGCAAGTTTTATGCTGGTTGCGTCAATGAATCCCTGTCCGTGTGGTTATTATAATCACCCTACTAAAGAGTGCGTTTGTGCCCCCGGTGTGGTGCAAAAGTACCTCAATAAAATTTCTGGGCCGCTACTCGATCGTATCGATATTCACCTTGAAGTAGTTCCCGTTCCGTTCAAAAAACTCTCTGAAATGGAATCATCGGAAAGTAGTGAAGCCGTTCGGGAAAGGGTGTTGGCTGCCCGAAAAATTCAGGAACAACGTTTTGAAACACATAAAGGCGTTTATGCCAATGCACAAATGAGTTCAAAACTCATACGCGAATATGTAGTGCTGGATAGCGAAAGTAACGAATTGATTAAAAATGCTATGGACCGACTGGGATTATCGGCTCGTGCCTACGATCGCATACTGAAAGTGTCGCGCACGATTGCCGACCTGGAGGGCGAAGAGCAGGTGCAGGCACATCACTTGTCAGAAGCTATTCATTACCGTAGCCTGGATCGGGAGAATTGGGGAGGGTAG
- a CDS encoding inorganic pyrophosphatase, which yields MVDRLSDPIGRLMGLRYKSHPWHGVFIGENAPEELTAFIEVVSTDTVKYEIDKDSGYLRVDRPQKFSNVVPALYGFIPQTYCGNKVGEYCSEKAGRKNIKGDGDPIDICVLTEKDLAHGDLLVTARPIGGFRMIDGDQADDKIIAVLDNDTVYGHFTDVSQVPEIVIQRLEHYFLTYKDMPGVDSNTEIAATYGQEEALEVVRLSVEDYNNKFANLGKLLA from the coding sequence ATGGTAGACAGACTTTCAGATCCTATTGGACGACTGATGGGGCTACGTTATAAATCGCACCCCTGGCACGGTGTTTTTATTGGAGAAAATGCTCCCGAAGAATTAACTGCTTTTATAGAAGTGGTTTCAACAGATACAGTTAAATACGAAATTGATAAAGATAGCGGTTACCTTCGCGTGGATCGGCCGCAAAAATTCTCGAATGTTGTTCCGGCGCTTTATGGTTTTATTCCGCAAACCTATTGTGGCAACAAAGTGGGCGAATACTGTAGTGAGAAAGCAGGCCGGAAAAATATTAAAGGTGATGGCGATCCGATTGATATTTGTGTACTAACAGAAAAGGATCTGGCACACGGCGATTTGTTGGTTACCGCGCGTCCGATTGGCGGATTCAGAATGATTGATGGCGACCAGGCAGATGATAAGATTATTGCCGTTTTGGATAACGATACTGTTTATGGCCATTTTACTGATGTTAGCCAGGTGCCCGAGATTGTTATTCAACGATTAGAGCATTATTTTTTGACTTACAAAGATATGCCTGGCGTTGACTCAAATACAGAAATTGCAGCAACTTATGGGCAGGAAGAAGCGCTTGAGGTTGTTAGGCTGTCAGTTGAAGATTACAATAATAAGTTTGCAAACTTAGGCAAACTGCTCGCATAA
- a CDS encoding DUF58 domain-containing protein, with product MKNIFDIEQFHRFDNLGLVARQVVEGFITGLHRSPFHGFSVEFAEHRLYNQGESTKHVDWKLFARTDKLFVKQYEEETNLRCQLVVDTSSSMLFPYSKGKKHLQNKLAFSVYTAAALIYLMRKQRDAVGLTLFSDEIEFHSSPRISSVNAEVMYGKLSELIQPENASLRKTTNTTQVLHQIAENIHKRSLVIIFSDMLDSSKNEELFSALQHLRYNKHEVILFHVTDHELEREFDFGNRPHKFVDLESGQVVKFNPWEVKQHYTDTVNQYFEDLKVKCGQYQIDLAEADINKDFNDVLFSYLVKRKKLF from the coding sequence GTGAAGAATATATTCGACATAGAACAATTTCATCGTTTTGATAACCTCGGACTGGTGGCCCGGCAGGTAGTTGAAGGATTTATTACTGGTTTGCACCGCAGTCCGTTTCATGGTTTCTCGGTTGAATTTGCCGAACACCGTCTCTACAATCAGGGCGAATCAACCAAGCATGTGGATTGGAAGCTGTTTGCACGCACCGACAAGCTTTTCGTTAAACAATACGAAGAGGAAACCAACCTGCGATGTCAATTGGTAGTCGATACCTCCTCATCCATGTTATTCCCCTATTCAAAAGGGAAAAAGCATTTGCAAAACAAATTGGCCTTTTCGGTTTACACCGCAGCTGCACTCATTTACTTAATGCGTAAACAGCGCGATGCCGTTGGACTTACCCTTTTTTCCGACGAAATCGAGTTCCACTCTTCGCCCCGCATATCGTCGGTAAACGCCGAGGTGATGTATGGAAAACTATCGGAGCTTATTCAGCCCGAAAATGCCAGTTTGCGAAAAACCACCAATACCACACAGGTACTGCACCAAATTGCAGAAAACATTCACAAACGGTCGCTGGTTATTATTTTTAGCGACATGCTCGACAGCTCGAAAAACGAGGAGTTGTTTTCGGCACTGCAACACCTGCGTTACAACAAACACGAGGTTATTCTTTTTCATGTAACCGATCATGAACTCGAGAGGGAGTTTGACTTTGGAAACCGGCCACATAAATTTGTGGATTTGGAAAGTGGCCAGGTTGTAAAGTTTAATCCGTGGGAAGTAAAACAGCACTATACCGATACGGTAAACCAATATTTTGAAGATTTAAAAGTAAAGTGCGGGCAATACCAGATTGACCTTGCAGAAGCTGACATTAACAAAGATTTTAATGATGTACTCTTTTCGTACCTGGTAAAACGTAAAAAATTGTTCTGA